A genomic segment from Orientia tsutsugamushi str. Boryong encodes:
- a CDS encoding Npt1/Npt2 family nucleotide transporter — protein sequence MAISKIKLFFSRLVIHLWPVHRHELQKFIPTALLMFFILFNQNILRILKDSIVIPEISAEITSFIKAYCVTPTAALLVILYAYMVNNLNYEKIYRYLTLAFLSFFLCFAFWFYPKASIFHLNIEKVNELMLIYPHFKWYIALAANWSYIIFYVLSELWPNIFYALLFWQLVNEITTTEEAKRFYMLFSLFGNSSLIVVGLIVMHLASSNSILQGYFLGVSNNILLVQSSIAIMAASSICSIFLVRFIYYNAIPKTQLQHKMQHEREARPKMNLHESFKYIISSRYLWLILICTASFGFSMNLVEGIWKAQIKNLYSTTNTYAEFNGSCVVWTGVLIIFLTIIGNSVLRYHSWFVVAIITPIIIITTGTIFFIFVVFDKDILLWVNMLSSAQPIAIAVMAGAIQNIIAKGAKYSIWDTSKEMLYIPLDKELKTKGKAAVDIISAKVGKSSGGLIQSLLFVLFPTASYISLSPALMIIFIVVCIVWIFAVKQIYSEYKKIA from the coding sequence ATGGCTATCTCCAAGATAAAGCTTTTTTTTTCTAGATTGGTTATTCATTTATGGCCTGTGCACCGCCATGAGCTGCAAAAATTTATTCCTACAGCTCTTTTAATGTTTTTCATACTTTTTAATCAAAATATTCTGCGTATTCTTAAAGATAGTATTGTAATACCAGAAATAAGTGCTGAAATTACAAGTTTTATAAAAGCATATTGTGTTACACCAACAGCAGCATTGCTTGTAATACTATATGCATATATGGTTAATAATTTAAATTATGAAAAAATATACCGGTATTTAACATTAGCATTTTTATCATTTTTTCTTTGTTTTGCTTTTTGGTTTTATCCCAAAGCAAGTATATTTCACCTAAACATTGAAAAAGTTAACGAGTTAATGTTAATTTATCCACATTTTAAATGGTATATAGCTCTTGCTGCTAATTGGAGTTACATAATTTTTTATGTATTATCAGAACTATGGCCTAATATATTCTATGCTTTATTATTTTGGCAATTGGTTAATGAAATTACTACTACTGAAGAAGCTAAACGTTTCTATATGCTGTTTTCATTATTTGGCAATTCTTCTTTAATAGTTGTAGGATTAATTGTAATGCATCTAGCATCTAGCAACTCTATACTTCAGGGGTATTTTTTAGGAGTATCAAATAACATATTACTTGTACAGTCTTCAATAGCTATAATGGCAGCTAGCTCTATATGCTCAATTTTTTTAGTACGATTTATTTATTATAATGCTATACCAAAAACACAGTTACAGCATAAAATGCAGCATGAAAGAGAAGCGAGACCAAAAATGAATTTACATGAAAGCTTCAAGTATATTATTTCATCAAGATATTTATGGCTTATTTTAATTTGCACTGCTTCTTTTGGTTTTAGTATGAATTTAGTTGAAGGGATTTGGAAAGCTCAAATTAAAAACTTATACTCTACTACTAATACATATGCTGAGTTTAATGGCTCTTGTGTTGTATGGACAGGAGTATTAATAATTTTCTTAACAATTATTGGCAATAGTGTACTACGATATCATAGCTGGTTTGTAGTTGCTATTATTACTCCTATTATTATTATTACTACTGGTACAATATTTTTTATTTTTGTAGTCTTTGATAAAGACATATTATTATGGGTTAATATGCTAAGTTCCGCCCAGCCTATTGCTATAGCTGTAATGGCTGGTGCAATTCAAAATATTATTGCTAAAGGAGCTAAATACTCAATATGGGATACATCAAAGGAAATGTTATATATTCCGCTTGATAAAGAGCTAAAAACTAAAGGAAAAGCTGCTGTTGATATAATTAGTGCTAAAGTAGGAAAATCTTCAGGTGGATTAATTCAGTCTCTTTTATTTGTTCTATTTCCAACAGCGAGCTATATTTCACTTTCTCCAGCTTTAATGATAATTTTTATTGTAGTATGTATAGTATGGATTTTTGCTGTTAAGCAAATTTATTCAGAATATAAAAAAATAGCGTAA
- a CDS encoding TrbC/VirB2 family protein, protein MRLLNFKHDCHLKPLLMVGFFILLLSTSSIISAKTSQPDPIGEKLCDIIGILSGKTTKAICLIAIIVLGITVFTGKVNWSTAMITVIAIIIITQAPKVYEFIAGKDSNGSTTQCQGSSK, encoded by the coding sequence ATGAGGTTATTAAATTTTAAGCATGATTGTCATTTGAAACCATTATTAATGGTGGGTTTTTTTATACTTCTTCTGTCTACTAGTAGTATTATTAGCGCTAAAACATCCCAACCTGATCCAATAGGTGAGAAGCTATGTGATATAATAGGAATTCTTAGTGGTAAAACTACCAAAGCAATATGTTTGATTGCAATTATCGTCTTAGGGATAACAGTATTTACTGGAAAAGTAAATTGGAGTACAGCTATGATTACTGTTATCGCTATTATTATTATTACTCAAGCTCCTAAGGTATATGAGTTTATTGCTGGTAAAGATTCTAATGGTAGTACTACTCAATGCCAAGGAAGTTCTAAGTAG